A single window of uncultured Methanospirillum sp. DNA harbors:
- a CDS encoding nucleotidyltransferase family protein — protein MKIGIFGSFARGEEQPDSDVDVLVTFQQGKKTFDNFMGTKFYLEDLFKRKVDLLTDAALKPLIRDPILKDVIYV, from the coding sequence ATGAAGATTGGTATCTTCGGTTCATTCGCTCGCGGGGAAGAACAACCGGACAGCGATGTGGACGTCCTGGTGACATTCCAGCAGGGTAAAAAGACATTTGATAATTTCATGGGGACAAAATTCTATCTTGAAGACCTTTTCAAGCGTAAGGTTGACCTTTTAACCGATGCTGCACTTAAACCGCTCATCCGTGATCCTATCCTGAAAGATGTAATCTACGTCTAG
- a CDS encoding AAA family ATPase, which translates to MDDLCRKTRIYDTAGELQRKSRPGKDGFRVVITGKGGVGKTTITAILSHLFVKQGFSTLAVDEDPQMNLPYALGVPTSEEVVPITSNLDYIEEKTGARPGSGWGLMMSLNPDVSDVVERFGMRGPGGVNILVMGTVVQAAGGCLCPENTLLDSVIRYINLRKGEVILLDTQAGVEHFGRALARGFSQALLVTDPTFNAVQVVKKAVQLAEDLDIKRRYLVINRVRSDSDIKKVYSILGDTKDLFSGMFYLPYESEMLECEPDVRGIIGTDSGFVGGVDEIRRELVECCKEYDGNASDNTSWDE; encoded by the coding sequence ATGGATGATCTGTGCAGAAAGACACGGATCTACGATACAGCCGGAGAGCTGCAGCGAAAGTCACGGCCCGGTAAAGACGGGTTCAGAGTTGTGATCACCGGGAAAGGCGGTGTTGGTAAAACCACGATCACTGCCATCCTCTCACACCTCTTTGTGAAACAGGGATTCTCAACGCTTGCCGTTGACGAGGACCCCCAGATGAACCTCCCGTATGCTCTCGGTGTTCCCACAAGTGAGGAGGTCGTCCCGATCACGTCGAACCTGGATTACATCGAGGAGAAGACCGGGGCACGTCCAGGCAGTGGCTGGGGGCTGATGATGTCACTCAATCCTGATGTCTCCGATGTTGTTGAGCGGTTTGGGATGAGAGGGCCCGGTGGTGTGAACATTCTCGTGATGGGAACTGTTGTTCAGGCGGCCGGTGGCTGTCTCTGCCCTGAGAATACCCTGCTTGACTCGGTGATCAGGTACATCAATCTCCGGAAAGGAGAGGTGATATTACTCGATACCCAGGCCGGTGTGGAGCATTTTGGCAGGGCCCTTGCCCGGGGGTTCAGTCAGGCTCTGCTTGTGACTGATCCGACATTCAATGCAGTACAGGTTGTGAAGAAGGCCGTACAACTTGCAGAGGATCTTGATATTAAGAGAAGGTATCTCGTGATCAACCGGGTGAGATCTGATAGTGATATCAAAAAGGTATACTCGATCCTCGGGGATACGAAAGATCTCTTCTCCGGGATGTTTTACCTGCCGTACGAGTCAGAGATGCTTGAGTGTGAGCCTGATGTCAGGGGGATTATCGGGACTGATTCCGGGTTTGTAGGTGGAGTGGATGAGATCAGGAGAGAACTTGTGGAGTGTTGTAAGGAATATGATGGGAATGCTTCAGATAATACATCATGGGATGAGTAA